From the genome of Brassica oleracea var. oleracea cultivar TO1000 chromosome C4, BOL, whole genome shotgun sequence:
CGGGCAACATATCATGTTACGGTTCCAGACATTTTCACAGACGTTGGACGACTTAGCGGAAAACCAAAGGACCGTCGACTTACTGAGCAGGAGCGCAGTAATTTGCAAACATATTTGCTCACCAACTGCGAAGACGTTCTTCAATATGAGAGGTAAATAAATGAGCTTACAAATTTTTATTTTAACAAGTTGAAATTTAAATCTTAATTAATTACATTATTGTCATCATATACAGGATTTTCATGGCAGAAAAGCGGTTCGAGTATAGATACGCCACAGAGGACGAACTAGAAGAAATGAAGCAGAGAGAATTTACTGGATGGATGTTTACTTATGTGAGTGCTTTAAACAAATTAAAATATATTTTATCACATATTTATACTAATTCACATTTATTGATATAACATATATATATATGTGCTATTAATAGGTGTCTGCTGGTTTGGCCAGAGGTGAAACATTTGACGATTGGATACGTGAGATGGTCGTTGGACCAAACTTTGTTGTGAAGTCATATCCGAGATTTTGTACTCGAGGATATGCATTCACAACTCAGAAGAGGAGACGTTCGAGTACGACTTATGATGATGGCGTTTGTTCTGCATCAGGAGATGATGTATACTACGGACACATACATGAGATTTTGGAAATCAAGTATTTGGGCATGGTTGGATTGCGCTGTACTGTTTTCTATTGTGATTGGCACGACAACACCCCAGATCGAGGTGTGAGAACAGATGCATTTGGTGTTACATCAGTAAATTCGAGGCGAAAGCTGCAATATTATGATCCTTTCATTCTTGCTTCCCAGGCCGATCAGGTAATTAAATGTTAATTATTCAGAATGATTCATCATCATGTGTATTAATTTATAATTTTTCTAAATGTTACAGGTTTGTTATATCAAGTACCCCCGGGTAAGGAACAGAGATGATCCATGGGTTACTGTTACAAGACTCAACCCGAGAGGCCGAGTTCAGGGAAGTTCTGAGCTGGAAGACCCACTACAACCAAGCACATCCGGCAACTGTAGTGCAGCAGAAAATTTAGCTGGAGTTGGCCTTGTAGTCGATTTAACCGACTTTGGAGAGGAAGCCGTCGTTCACGTAGAGGATGAACCAGTAATTGGAGAGTTTCACCAAGATCCAGATTCAGATTCATCTAGTGATGATGACTCGGAAACAGAATATCATTGATTTTTTTTATTTTTTTTAAAGAAATACCGAGGAAATTCCGAGGAACACTTGATATAACCTCTTTCCTCGAATAATAGTTATTTGGTTTATCTAGCAAGGCAAAGCTGAATACGAATTAAAAACTACTCAGAACACAACCAAATAAAACGAAGAAACCATGTAAAAGAAATACAAACTATATCTTTGTTGGAGACCCAGATGGCGGCTCAACAGGCGGGCTATGAGGCACAGAGGAGGCTGAACCAGCAAATGATGGAGATGATGCAGAGGATGTACCCGAACGAGGTGTTCCCAGACGTGCCAGACCCGTAGATTATTTTTTTTTTTCCAAAAACTCGGAATGTTTTATTTTTATTTGTGAAACTTTGAATATTAATTAATATGATTTTAATTTTAATTTTAATTTCATATTTTCGAATTTAAATTTCAGAAATTATATTTTTTAAAAAAAATTAATATTTTTTACATTCCGAGGAAATTAATTATATTTTTTACGCGATCGATCGATGCGTTTTTGGACATAAATCCATCGATCGATCTGTTTACAAAAAAAGGTTCGGAATATACCGAGGGACATGTTCCTCAGAATATACCGAGGTACTGTTCCCTCGGAATATTCCGAGGAACGTGTTCCTCGGAATATTCCGAGGAAGATGTCCCTCGGTATATTCCGAGGGAACAGTTCCGTCGGTATATTCCTATCGATCGATGTATATATGTCCAAAACGCATCGATCGATGAACGTCCGAGGAAACATCCCGACGAAGTTCTCCCTCGGTATATTCCGAGGACATTTCCGACAAAATAATGGTCCTCGGAATTTCCTCGGAAATTTGTTTCCTCGGAATTCCGTCGGAAAATTCCGAGGGATTTCCGAGGAAAGAAGAAATTCCGAGAAATTATTTCCGACGACTTGTTTCGTCGGTATGTCGTCAGAATAACGGTATTCCGACGAAATTCCGACGATTTTTTCCCTCAGAATCCTTGATGTTTTCTTGTAGTGCTCCTTCCTTGCTGAAGTGGATGCATGAGGAGAGAGGCAATCCAACTTTATATATATATATATATATATAGATTCGAGCAAAGACAAAGATTTTATGGTTAAGAAAGAATCAGTTCCCAATAATTAATCTTCATCTCAAGAGTCCATGATTAAAAAGAGGCTTTGCTAAGAAATCTTTTTTCTATTTTCAATGATTAATTATGCCGATCAATATTTTCAGAAGATCTAAAGGAAAGTTGCAGGCGAGCCCATTGTACTTTGCCCTTAGTATAAACATAAATGTCATAATACAACATACATATATTGCAACTCTAAAATAAGAGTTTGGTCTATATATCCCTTATATATTAAATGAGAAGTATTATAATAAATGCGTTCATACTAATGGATACATGACACTCTCACAGCGATTTGAGAATGAATACGCTGACGTGTCACGTGTAGAGAGCTCTATACATAAATGTATTCACACTTGGTATTTTACGGGTTTGTTTTCAATATAAAATTCACATGCATGGTTCCAATAAAACTCACACTATCCGGATTTTTCGGTTTGAATCAAAATGGATAATGAACCGAAAGCCAAATTATATATATATTGTTTATGGATACAGCTGGGCAAAACATTCATAAATTAAATTTTGATTCGATTCATTATCTGTTTTGATTCGAATCAAAAAATTCGAGTATGCTTAACTCTACGAAGCAAATCAAATACTAACATGCAATATCCGTAAAAAAAGCAAATCAGAAATACCAATATATTAAGGAACGAATATCCAATTTGATATGTTATATGCATATAGTTAAAGAATTATATATATAGTTATATATATATTTATAAGTTTTACAATATTTTATGTATTAAATTTATTATATTAGGTTTAGAATTTTAAAAGTTAAATAATGTTTTATTTTTGTAATAAATATTATTATTTTATATTATTTTTAGATTTTTTTCTATTGATTTTAACAAAATTTATTTATTTACGAATCAAATCGAATCGGATATCCGAGACACCGAATATATCAGGGTGGCTATAGATCGAATCAACACTAATGCCTCCAAATACTTGGATATTCGATCTGCTCCCACTCCTATTTATTGATACAATTCGGTTTTCTTTATATGAAAAAAATTTCACTAATGTCTAGGTCTATTTCATTTTTAATTAATTTTATTTTTAATTAATTTTTATTTTTAGAATTTTATCTTTCATGTTTTATTTTGAACAAAAATGTTATTTAATATTAATTAATGGTATCTTTATATATTTATCAACTATCTTTATATACTTTTATATACATATACATGTGCATATTAACGTGAACACCTTATAACTAAATATTCACAATAACTGAAATATCTAATTTTCTTTGAATTTGAAATATATATTTTTTTTAATGTTTCTTTTACTAAACCAAATTGTAATGAAATGATTTGTCTTAGTAATTTTGTTTTTAACTATTATCCATTTAGAAACTATAATATGAAAGCCTTGATTTGACATAAGGATTATCTAAAATTCATAATAGGAAAACAAACAAATAATAGTAATTTTTGACTATCACTGGAAAAACCAGAAACATCAAACATTTTAACCAATTAAACTAAAATAAATATTGATTTAGATAGTTATATTTAGGAGATTAAAAACAAAACAAAAAACAGCCGAAAATCAAAACTATATCCAGATTAAACAGATTTTATGTCTCCTTATTAAAAAATAATGAAACCAAATCATGGATTATTACCTAGTATATAATTAATACTCTTGTCTGCTTAAGTATGTTGTTTGTTTGCTGAAAAAGTTGGAGTAGGAGGAGGGCCAGGGTTACGAGGTGGTGGAAAAAATGGGAATGGCGGAATTGGAAAAATAAAGTGAGAGGATGGAGGAGGAGGTGGTGGTGGTGGTGGAGGAGGATGCAGACCTGGAAAGATTGGCGGCAGTGGAGGAAATAAAGAGCGAGGTGGAGGAGTACTGGGAAGAGGAGGAGGACGAGGCTTAAATGGGTTTGGTGGAAAAAACGATGGAGGAGATGGAACTGGTACAGTAGGAGGTGGAGGAAATATAGGAGGGAAAAACGATGGAGGAGGAGCTGGAGGAAGCTGAGGAGGACGAGGCTGAAATGGATTTGGAGGGAAAAATGATCGAGGAGGAGGGGAAACTGGAGGAGGATGAGGAATCACTGGAGGGAAAAATGGTGGAGGAGGAGCGGGAGAAGACAGAGGAGGACGTGGCTTAAATGGATTTGGAGGAAACATTGATCGTGGAGGAGGTGGAACAGCTGGAGGCGGAGAAAATATTGGAGGGAATAATGATGGAGGAGGAGCTGCAGGAGGATGAGGAGGATGAGGCTGAAATGGGTTTGGAGGGAAGAACGAGGGAGGAGGAGCTGGAGCAGTAGGTGGCGGAGGAAACATTGGAGGGAATAACGATGGATGAGGAGTGGGGGGAGGCCGAGGCTGAAATGGGTTTGGAGGAAAAAACGATGGAGGAGGAGAAGGTGGTGGCTGATGAAATATTGGAGGGAATATCGACGGAGGAGGAGCATGAGGAGGCTGAGGAAATAATGGAGGAAATCTCGGAGGAGGCGGTCGATGAAACGGATTTGGAAGGAAAATCGAAGGAGACGGTGGCTTAAACGGGTTAGGTGGGAAAATCGAAGGGGGTGGTGCAAAAGGGTTTGGTGGGAAAATCGAACGTGGTGGTGCAAACGGGTTTGGGGGAAGAAACCATGGATGTGGGGAAAAAAACTTCTTGTCTCTTATATTTTGCTTCTTGTATTGAAACTGAACATGTTTTGCTTTTCTTATTTGTTTCAGAATCCGTTTAGACTTTCTCCCCGGATGCTTCTTTAGAGCGAATAATATCTGATTTTTCTCGTTTCTTGAACACCTTTTGTGTTCAAGACATAAAACGTGGGATTCCCCGTGATGACCTTTTGTCTCCTGCCCTAAGATCAGTTTTGATCGTCTGAATCTGCATTCAAGCTTGCCAGATGATCCTGCACAAGTCCACACAAAGGACAACAAATGTTTCAGAACAGAAAAAGAAAATAAGTTTCTTCATACTAAAATCATTTTGCGTTGTGGTACCTGATCTTAAGATGTTATTGTTGTTGCATAGGACAATGTCAGTGATCGTTAGAGGTAGATTTGCTGCCTCTGAAGAATGATTACTGAATGTTATTGCTAAGGCAATGGAGACGAGAATGAGAAGACAAGACATTTTGGAGCTTTGGTTTTTTCAAACAAACAATAAAACGTTGTAGTTACCCCTTTGTTTATAGCATAACTATTGTTCTTGTTTGTTGTATATCAGTTTAGATATGTAAAATTTCCTTTTCACTGACGTAAGATACTCAGTGCTTATATAAGAAGACTTTGCTATAGGTTAAAACTAGGTTAACTAAATAGTAAAACCTAAGAAGGTCTGTCTTAGTTATGCTTGAATTTGTAAAGTTACTTTAGGCAATTGTTTAAAAAAAATAAATCCTATGCTTTTTGCCAACAATACGTATTCAGAATAGTTCCAAAAATCATGTGCTATTGGTCGTTCGAGATTCTAATGAAGAAAACGTCTTGGTCAATTCTATATTATTATTTGCAAAATGATTTTTCGCATCCGAATTCTACGCTAAAAGTTAGGGTGATTAATATCGTTTATATCGATCCTTAATGAATAAAATATATAAATTAGCTACAAAATAAAACAAATTTATTTTTTTGATTAGATAAGTGATTAAAATTAATAATAATTAGAATTATCCAAAATTTAAATATATATATATATATTTTTATTAAACAAAAGATAATTCCTATATATATTTTGTTGCTATCGAAAAATATCTTTAATAAAAATTTAATTATTAATAAACATAACTAAATATTAATCAAGTAAAATTCTTAATTTATATAATTGAAAAGAGAATATTGAGTGATTTATTTATCACTAATGAATATAGTGTACACAAAAAAAATCATTTTTTTTATAATAAGTAAAAAAATTAAATGAAAACATAAATAATAATTTATCATTATAGTATTTTAACTAGTAATGCATGTATTAGTAAGTAGTTATAAAATGTTAGGGCCGCAGGTGAAAAATCTAGTATTAATAAAAAAATTAAATTTCGACTATCAAAATTTTCCATTCAAAATATATTAACTCAATTATTGAAAAAAAAACCTTCAAATAGATATCTGTTTACAATTTTTTTTTTATCTATAGTACCACTTAAACCTCA
Proteins encoded in this window:
- the LOC106340909 gene encoding extensin-like; the encoded protein is MSCLLILVSIALAITFSNHSSEAANLPLTITDIVLCNNNNILRSGSSGKLECRFRRSKLILGQETKGHHGESHVLCLEHKRCSRNEKNQILFALKKHPGRKSKRILKQIRKAKHVQFQYKKQNIRDKKFFSPHPWFLPPNPFAPPRSIFPPNPFAPPPSIFPPNPFKPPSPSIFLPNPFHRPPPPRFPPLFPQPPHAPPPSIFPPIFHQPPPSPPPSFFPPNPFQPRPPPTPHPSLFPPMFPPPPTAPAPPPSFFPPNPFQPHPPHPPAAPPPSLFPPIFSPPPAVPPPPRSMFPPNPFKPRPPLSSPAPPPPFFPPVIPHPPPVSPPPRSFFPPNPFQPRPPQLPPAPPPSFFPPIFPPPPTVPVPSPPSFFPPNPFKPRPPPLPSTPPPRSLFPPLPPIFPGLHPPPPPPPPPPPSSHFIFPIPPFPFFPPPRNPGPPPTPTFSANKQHT